A genomic region of uncultured Acidilobus sp. JCHS contains the following coding sequences:
- a CDS encoding ABC-type sugar transport system, permease component has translation MPRLSPKVEGFLYFLPLIVTVLFLFLYPLLYAVYISFTNMGLLHLFNYRFVGLLQYKLMLRQGYLTSLLINEVVWTLGSLIPMMALGFALALILNQRDLYGRSLFYAILILPWAFPGFISLLVWSGMWTDPYGFMNRYLLPFLHLPHVNLVHSVWGAWTGLIVTNLWLSFPYYMTVFYSGLQSIPSELYELADVDGAGALAKFARITLPSLKKTIAFVFITSFVFTWNNFYPIYVLTGGGPGIPSKPIVSTETFIVYAYQEAFSYNNYAFAAALSIVSTAITMVLAVIVLKFTGILEGLV, from the coding sequence ATGCCGCGACTTAGCCCAAAGGTTGAAGGTTTTCTTTACTTCCTGCCCCTTATAGTCACCGTTCTCTTCCTCTTCCTCTACCCCCTGCTCTACGCCGTCTACATATCATTTACTAACATGGGCCTCCTTCACCTCTTTAACTATCGCTTCGTCGGCCTCCTCCAGTACAAGTTGATGTTGAGGCAGGGCTACCTGACGTCGCTCCTCATAAACGAGGTCGTCTGGACCCTGGGGAGCCTGATACCCATGATGGCCCTGGGCTTCGCCCTGGCTCTGATACTCAACCAGAGGGACCTCTACGGCAGGTCGCTCTTCTACGCGATCCTCATACTCCCCTGGGCGTTCCCCGGCTTCATCTCCCTTCTAGTCTGGAGCGGCATGTGGACCGACCCCTACGGCTTCATGAACAGGTACCTGCTCCCGTTCCTGCACCTGCCCCACGTAAACCTGGTCCACTCAGTCTGGGGCGCCTGGACCGGCCTGATAGTCACAAACCTTTGGCTCAGCTTCCCCTACTACATGACGGTCTTCTACTCAGGCCTCCAGAGCATACCGTCGGAGCTCTACGAGCTGGCCGACGTTGATGGGGCAGGGGCGCTGGCAAAGTTCGCGAGGATAACGCTCCCCTCGCTCAAGAAGACCATAGCCTTCGTCTTCATAACGAGCTTCGTGTTCACGTGGAACAACTTCTACCCGATATACGTCCTCACGGGCGGCGGCCCCGGCATCCCGAGCAAGCCAATAGTATCCACGGAGACTTTCATAGTCTACGCGTACCAGGAGGCCTTCTCCTACAACAACTACGCCTTCGCGGCGGCCCTCTCAATAGTGTCAACGGCTATAACCATGGTCCTGGCCGTAATAGTGCTGAAGTTCACGGGCATCCTGGAGGGGCTGGTCTGA
- a CDS encoding 2-oxoacid:acceptor oxidoreductase, delta subunit, pyruvate/2-ketoisovalerate family produces the protein MAVQRLPSWREMPIGGVIVNPGNSLEYKTGEWKVLMPVIDQEKCTRCRICWYVCPDSAIKELDKPYTTKKGRAYKISYEVDYDFCKGCGMCAQECPVKAIDMVPVEVV, from the coding sequence TTGGCGGTCCAGAGGCTTCCCTCTTGGCGTGAGATGCCAATAGGGGGAGTGATAGTTAACCCGGGCAACAGCCTCGAGTACAAGACGGGGGAGTGGAAGGTCCTGATGCCCGTCATAGACCAGGAGAAGTGCACAAGGTGCAGGATATGCTGGTACGTGTGCCCTGACTCGGCTATAAAGGAGCTCGACAAGCCATATACCACTAAGAAGGGCCGCGCCTACAAGATAAGCTATGAGGTTGATTACGACTTCTGCAAGGGCTGCGGGATGTGCGCCCAGGAGTGCCCAGTCAAGGCCATAGATATGGTCCCAGTGGAGGTGGTATGA
- a CDS encoding ABC-type maltose transport system, permease component codes for MPSRRAKRIALKALRLAISYIVLIVMAAWSVLPLYYVIMTSFSNVGTLVSLTISTLIPKHITLEAYEKLLTGRFIPTIRVPNFPLWVLHSIELAAATALFSVALAMLAGYALSRLDMPAKKSLATFVYIITFLPVTATTVPLYLLFARLHLLNYVGLVLAYTPGTAVFAAFLAKLSIDAIPPDYEEAAMIDGLSRFGAFVRIVFRMAAPVVALTALLGFLGAYMDYATAYAFIGSNSNAWTAMLGLWYLAGLFNYASAPAYNIFAAGAVLMGIPLMALFLVSQRMMTRAYSSLAGIK; via the coding sequence ATGCCTAGCAGGAGGGCCAAGCGCATAGCCCTCAAGGCCCTGAGGCTGGCGATCTCGTACATAGTCCTCATAGTTATGGCCGCTTGGTCCGTGCTGCCCCTTTACTATGTAATAATGACGTCATTCAGCAACGTCGGCACCCTGGTCTCTCTGACGATCTCAACCCTCATACCTAAGCACATAACCCTTGAGGCCTATGAGAAGCTGCTGACGGGCCGCTTCATACCGACCATAAGGGTGCCCAACTTCCCGCTGTGGGTCCTGCACAGCATAGAGCTGGCCGCTGCCACGGCCCTCTTCAGCGTCGCCTTGGCCATGCTGGCCGGCTACGCCCTCTCAAGGCTTGACATGCCGGCCAAGAAGAGCCTCGCCACCTTTGTCTACATAATAACGTTCCTGCCCGTGACCGCCACCACGGTTCCCCTCTACCTGCTCTTCGCCAGGCTCCACCTGCTCAACTACGTTGGCCTGGTCCTCGCCTACACCCCCGGCACGGCTGTCTTCGCCGCGTTCCTGGCGAAGCTGTCAATAGACGCCATACCGCCTGACTACGAGGAGGCGGCCATGATAGACGGCCTCTCAAGGTTCGGGGCCTTCGTGAGGATAGTGTTTAGGATGGCGGCCCCGGTCGTAGCCCTCACGGCCCTCCTGGGCTTCCTGGGCGCCTACATGGACTACGCGACTGCCTACGCCTTCATAGGGAGCAACAGCAACGCCTGGACCGCTATGCTCGGCCTCTGGTACCTGGCGGGCCTCTTCAACTACGCCTCGGCCCCCGCCTACAACATATTCGCGGCGGGCGCCGTGCTTATGGGGATACCGCTCATGGCCCTGTTCCTGGTCTCCCAGAGGATGATGACCAGGGCCTACAGCAGCCTGGCGGGCATCAAGTGA
- a CDS encoding 2-oxoacid:acceptor oxidoreductase, gamma subunit, pyruvate/2-ketoisovalerate family: MVMLEIRWHGRGGQGAVTASEVIASASILEGKYALAFPEFGAERRGAPVRAYTRVTDTPLIPRTPIERPDVIVILDRSLIKQNYVEGLKEGGIVVANTPAKPSELLEKLGLGGSYRAATVDATSIALKWLKANIVNTAILGALVRSTGVVKLDTVLEVIKSRFHGRVAEANVMAVKEAYESAQLSWG, translated from the coding sequence TTGGTCATGCTGGAGATAAGGTGGCACGGCAGGGGCGGACAGGGCGCAGTGACGGCCAGCGAGGTCATAGCCTCCGCCTCAATACTTGAGGGCAAGTACGCCCTGGCCTTCCCCGAGTTCGGGGCCGAGAGGAGGGGGGCGCCTGTGAGGGCCTACACGAGGGTCACCGACACCCCCCTCATACCTAGGACGCCCATTGAGAGGCCCGACGTGATCGTGATCCTGGACAGGAGCCTGATAAAGCAGAACTACGTCGAGGGGCTCAAGGAGGGAGGCATAGTGGTCGCCAACACCCCGGCCAAGCCCAGCGAGCTGCTTGAGAAGCTGGGCCTCGGGGGCTCCTACAGGGCCGCCACCGTTGACGCAACTTCAATAGCCCTTAAGTGGCTCAAGGCCAACATAGTCAACACGGCCATACTGGGCGCCCTAGTTAGGTCAACGGGCGTCGTGAAGCTCGACACGGTACTTGAGGTTATAAAGTCCAGGTTCCACGGGAGGGTCGCGGAGGCCAACGTGATGGCTGTCAAGGAGGCCTATGAGAGCGCCCAGCTCTCATGGGGGTGA
- a CDS encoding Pyruvate:ferredoxin oxidoreductase and related 2-oxoacid:ferredoxin oxidoreductase, alpha subunit, which yields MEAQQAAVKRPIPLSTNYAVAYAVKDLDVDVVAAYPITPQTTVVEKISEFVANGELDAEFIHVESEHSAMSATVAAALTGARAFTATASQGLALMHEMLYIAAGLRAPIVMSVAMRALSAPISIWNDQSDVFGSRDSGWVIYFAHTAQEAYDTLIQAYRLAEDPDVLLPVMVAYDGYVMSHTTEPVVTESRPEVLKFAPKRPYPYRLNPDKPVTIGAIVPPEYLYEIKYQNVKAMEGALAKAEEVDREFGKQFGRSYGVMECYMCEGAESLIVANASYAATLKSILPEAWRQGLRVGLLRLRLYRPFPVKHFVEHASDAKGVLVVDRSISYGAPYQGPLANEIAGLKVREGLGFNLASVVAGIGQRTMEDEDFMALVRLAWESRTRRFPETMFYGVRE from the coding sequence GTGGAGGCCCAGCAGGCTGCCGTCAAGAGGCCCATACCTCTGAGCACGAATTACGCCGTAGCTTACGCCGTCAAGGACCTCGACGTTGACGTCGTCGCCGCCTACCCGATAACTCCCCAGACCACAGTGGTGGAGAAGATCTCGGAGTTCGTCGCCAACGGGGAGCTCGACGCTGAGTTCATACACGTAGAGAGTGAGCACAGCGCCATGAGCGCCACCGTAGCGGCGGCGCTGACGGGCGCCAGGGCCTTCACGGCCACGGCGTCCCAGGGCCTGGCGCTAATGCACGAGATGCTTTACATCGCGGCCGGCCTCAGGGCCCCCATCGTCATGAGCGTCGCCATGAGGGCCCTCAGCGCTCCCATAAGCATATGGAACGACCAGAGCGACGTGTTCGGCTCAAGGGACTCGGGCTGGGTCATATACTTCGCCCACACGGCCCAGGAGGCCTACGACACCTTGATCCAGGCCTACAGGCTCGCTGAGGACCCTGACGTGCTCCTGCCCGTGATGGTGGCCTACGACGGTTACGTCATGAGCCACACCACGGAGCCTGTGGTCACAGAGAGCAGGCCCGAGGTGCTTAAGTTCGCGCCGAAGAGGCCCTACCCATACAGGCTCAACCCCGATAAGCCCGTCACCATAGGGGCCATTGTGCCCCCGGAGTACCTCTACGAGATAAAGTACCAGAACGTGAAGGCCATGGAGGGCGCCCTGGCCAAGGCCGAGGAGGTGGACAGGGAGTTCGGCAAGCAGTTCGGCAGGTCCTACGGGGTCATGGAGTGCTACATGTGCGAGGGGGCTGAGTCGCTCATAGTTGCCAACGCGAGCTACGCCGCCACCCTCAAGTCAATACTTCCCGAGGCCTGGAGGCAGGGCCTCAGGGTGGGCCTCCTGAGGCTCAGGCTCTACAGGCCGTTCCCGGTCAAGCACTTCGTTGAGCACGCCTCAGACGCCAAGGGGGTCCTCGTGGTGGACAGGTCCATAAGCTACGGGGCCCCTTACCAGGGGCCTCTGGCCAACGAGATAGCTGGGCTCAAGGTGAGGGAGGGCCTTGGCTTCAACCTCGCCAGCGTGGTGGCCGGGATCGGCCAGAGGACCATGGAGGACGAGGACTTCATGGCCCTGGTGAGGCTTGCCTGGGAGTCGAGGACGAGGAGGTTCCCTGAGACCATGTTCTATGGGGTGAGAGAGTGA
- a CDS encoding NAD-dependent protein deacetylase, SIR2 family → MEDLRPLAKMVAEELVSSEFAVVLTGAGVSTASGIPDFRGPQGLWRVVDPSLFEITYFYRNPLESWRLFAARFGSLREVKPNPAHLAIARLEQMGLVKAVITQNIDGLHQAAGSRRVIELHGNARYAVCTECGRKYPIEDALKAVGEGRLPTCPVCGGLLKPDVIYFGEPLPPDALQEAFTLAEGSDLFMVVGSSLAVSPANQLPVVAKSRRAKLIIVNVGETMLDDIADVKVEAPVERFMPMVCAIAEDMLSSRSGCRSSAGLT, encoded by the coding sequence TTGGAGGACCTCAGGCCCCTGGCCAAGATGGTCGCCGAGGAGCTGGTTTCATCTGAGTTCGCCGTCGTCCTGACGGGGGCGGGCGTCAGTACAGCCAGCGGCATACCTGACTTCAGGGGGCCGCAGGGCCTCTGGAGGGTCGTTGACCCCTCGCTCTTCGAGATAACCTACTTCTACAGGAACCCCCTTGAGTCCTGGAGGCTCTTCGCCGCGAGGTTCGGCTCCCTGAGGGAGGTCAAGCCTAACCCGGCCCACCTGGCCATAGCGAGGCTTGAGCAGATGGGGCTCGTCAAGGCTGTCATAACCCAGAACATAGACGGCCTTCACCAGGCAGCCGGGAGCAGGAGGGTGATAGAGCTCCACGGGAACGCCAGGTACGCCGTCTGCACGGAGTGCGGCAGGAAGTACCCTATAGAGGACGCCCTCAAGGCGGTGGGCGAGGGCAGGCTCCCCACTTGTCCCGTCTGCGGCGGCCTCCTGAAGCCCGACGTGATTTACTTTGGTGAGCCCCTGCCGCCAGACGCCCTCCAGGAGGCCTTCACGCTGGCCGAGGGCTCGGACCTCTTCATGGTCGTGGGCTCAAGCCTCGCCGTCAGCCCGGCCAACCAGCTCCCGGTCGTGGCGAAGTCGAGGAGGGCCAAGCTCATAATAGTCAACGTGGGCGAGACCATGCTCGACGACATAGCCGACGTCAAGGTTGAGGCGCCCGTCGAGAGGTTCATGCCCATGGTCTGCGCCATAGCTGAGGACATGCTCTCCTCAAGGAGCGGGTGCAGATCTAGCGCTGGGCTGACCTGA
- a CDS encoding looped-hinge helix DNA binding domain, AbrB family, with amino-acid sequence MSEAGTVRKVQRLGGSSLIITLPKQWAKKLGIKVGDEIQVVEDGGRLLIVPRDPYAEERASTVTIRYNGAARSAGTSTILGCAFAHGYSRVEILVKGLQEPDVRRLEAELSADPRVASVERGFDRLIVRLLETPESDPSKLLREAMGVMLDMVDAAVRGEEADVRRLESTASELMESAIRASRRSEGLDPLAQGVLASLPHVVADAALLLRSRPEELDMVKGALSELLGGLAGGSGRRALTAATIAAELRERAMAEGASMGALVVLADLIMNVALKAVCPSLMEDQD; translated from the coding sequence TTGAGCGAGGCTGGGACCGTCAGGAAGGTCCAGAGGCTTGGAGGCTCAAGCCTGATAATCACGCTCCCCAAGCAGTGGGCCAAGAAGCTTGGCATAAAGGTAGGTGACGAGATACAGGTCGTGGAGGACGGGGGCAGGCTGCTCATAGTCCCGAGGGACCCATACGCGGAGGAGAGGGCCAGCACCGTCACAATAAGGTATAACGGCGCTGCGAGGTCCGCCGGGACCTCAACGATACTTGGCTGTGCCTTCGCCCACGGCTACTCCAGGGTTGAGATACTGGTTAAGGGGCTTCAGGAGCCAGACGTGAGGAGGCTTGAGGCCGAGCTCTCGGCTGACCCCAGGGTGGCCTCGGTCGAGAGAGGGTTTGACAGGCTCATCGTGAGGCTCCTGGAGACCCCTGAAAGCGATCCGTCAAAGCTCCTGAGGGAGGCCATGGGCGTCATGCTTGACATGGTCGACGCCGCGGTCAGGGGCGAGGAGGCTGACGTGAGGAGGCTTGAGTCCACGGCGTCAGAGCTCATGGAGTCCGCGATAAGGGCCTCGAGGAGGTCAGAGGGCCTTGACCCCCTTGCCCAGGGCGTGCTTGCGTCGCTGCCCCACGTGGTAGCCGACGCGGCCCTGCTGCTGAGGTCAAGGCCTGAGGAGCTGGACATGGTGAAGGGGGCGCTGTCAGAGCTCCTGGGCGGCCTAGCGGGGGGCAGCGGCAGAAGGGCCCTGACCGCCGCTACTATAGCGGCCGAGCTCAGGGAGAGGGCCATGGCTGAGGGCGCCAGCATGGGCGCCCTGGTGGTCCTCGCTGACCTTATAATGAATGTCGCCCTGAAGGCCGTGTGCCCAAGCCTAATGGAGGACCAAGACTGA
- a CDS encoding Zn-dependent hydrolase, including glyoxylase: MKALRVKVDIPIAVLGHVNAYALVSEPSGSFVLVDPGMYWAEGLESLGRGLRALGLRPCDAEAYVVTHFHVDHATAVPFLASLCPAPVYIGEKDLRAARDGFESYFNGVLELYRQYGVPPQELEAMRGVHPAPRLARVYDELAELARPLAEGDEIRVGDEAARVIEVPGHTPGHIALLINGDREAIVGDSLLNDITPHVVLDSPLRDALGEYLRTLRRLQGEGIGLAWPGHRDEIRDVARRAAEIEAHHEERLRQVLAIISASPATLYDVARRLRWRTRAASWADMSPYERYFAVGEALAHLVRLVRVGLAEEVVTREGIAFRSAQR; encoded by the coding sequence TTGAAGGCGCTGAGGGTTAAGGTCGATATACCGATAGCGGTCCTCGGGCACGTCAACGCCTACGCTCTCGTCAGCGAGCCCTCGGGCAGCTTCGTCCTGGTTGACCCAGGCATGTACTGGGCTGAGGGGCTTGAGTCGCTGGGCAGGGGCCTCAGGGCCCTCGGGCTCAGGCCATGCGACGCTGAGGCCTACGTGGTGACGCACTTCCACGTTGACCACGCGACAGCTGTTCCCTTCTTGGCCAGCCTGTGCCCGGCCCCCGTCTACATAGGCGAGAAGGACCTCAGGGCCGCCAGGGACGGCTTCGAGTCCTACTTCAACGGGGTCCTTGAGCTCTACCGCCAGTACGGCGTCCCGCCCCAGGAGCTTGAGGCCATGAGGGGCGTCCACCCTGCCCCGAGGCTTGCCAGGGTCTATGACGAGCTCGCCGAGCTGGCCAGGCCGCTGGCCGAAGGTGACGAGATCAGGGTCGGCGACGAGGCGGCCAGGGTTATTGAGGTCCCAGGCCACACGCCAGGCCACATAGCGCTGCTGATAAACGGCGACAGGGAGGCCATAGTGGGCGACTCCCTGCTTAACGACATAACCCCACACGTAGTCCTTGACAGCCCGTTAAGGGACGCCCTAGGCGAGTACCTGAGGACCCTCAGGAGGCTCCAGGGCGAGGGCATAGGATTGGCGTGGCCCGGCCACAGGGACGAAATTAGGGACGTGGCGAGGAGGGCCGCGGAGATAGAGGCCCATCATGAGGAGAGGCTGAGGCAGGTGCTGGCCATAATATCCGCCTCGCCGGCCACCCTCTACGACGTGGCCAGGAGGCTGAGGTGGAGGACTAGGGCCGCCAGCTGGGCCGACATGAGCCCCTACGAGAGGTACTTCGCCGTGGGGGAGGCCCTGGCCCACCTTGTGAGGCTAGTGAGGGTGGGGCTGGCCGAGGAGGTGGTTACAAGGGAGGGCATAGCCTTCAGGTCAGCCCAGCGCTAG
- a CDS encoding putative GTPase, translating to MVTNLPAEAAAKLNKYSEARTTEEKIRALEEFLSAVPKHKGTEKLRLWATRRLAELREELEKEKVKRSGGSRPGIFVEKEGAGQIVLVGPPNSGKSSIVARLTNAKVVVSPVPYSTRIPAPGMATYLDVKLQLVDTPPLLTPNGEVNSRVVALARNADVVGVVVGLDSDDVARDLGSALRALDERGVAYSLQKGFARLERRREGGVTLVPHGTPRFSEAELRELLNSYRIYHALVETYGPATLDDVEVAILSARVYKPTFVVFNKADLPGAESRAREAAKLLPPDVPWVMASAATGVGLEGILATSFRLLNVKRIYTKKPNAPPSPEPLVVKADATIRDIAEKISPELAKSMRHARVWGKGVRYGGQRVGPEYIPQDGDIVEIR from the coding sequence ATGGTAACTAACCTGCCAGCTGAGGCAGCGGCTAAGCTCAACAAGTACAGCGAGGCCAGGACCACGGAGGAGAAGATAAGGGCCCTTGAGGAGTTCCTCAGCGCCGTCCCCAAGCACAAGGGGACGGAGAAGCTGAGGCTCTGGGCCACCAGGAGGCTGGCCGAGCTCAGGGAGGAGCTCGAGAAAGAGAAGGTAAAGAGGTCAGGCGGCTCGAGGCCCGGCATCTTCGTTGAGAAGGAGGGCGCGGGGCAGATAGTCCTCGTGGGCCCGCCCAACTCGGGCAAGAGCTCCATAGTGGCCAGGCTCACCAACGCCAAGGTGGTGGTCAGCCCCGTGCCCTACAGCACGAGGATCCCAGCGCCTGGCATGGCGACGTACCTTGACGTCAAGCTTCAGCTCGTCGACACGCCTCCCCTCCTGACGCCCAACGGCGAGGTCAACTCAAGGGTTGTGGCGCTGGCCAGGAACGCTGACGTGGTAGGGGTAGTCGTCGGCCTCGACTCAGACGACGTGGCCAGGGACCTGGGCTCAGCCCTTAGGGCCCTTGACGAGAGGGGGGTCGCCTACAGCCTCCAGAAGGGCTTCGCCAGGCTCGAGAGGAGGAGGGAGGGGGGTGTGACGCTTGTGCCCCACGGGACCCCTAGGTTCAGCGAGGCAGAGCTGAGGGAGCTGCTTAACTCCTACAGGATATACCACGCGCTAGTCGAGACCTACGGGCCCGCGACGCTTGACGACGTTGAGGTCGCTATACTCAGCGCCAGGGTCTACAAGCCCACCTTTGTGGTCTTCAACAAGGCCGACCTGCCGGGGGCCGAGTCAAGGGCCAGGGAGGCGGCTAAGCTCCTGCCCCCTGACGTCCCGTGGGTCATGGCGTCGGCGGCCACCGGCGTAGGCCTTGAGGGCATACTGGCCACGTCGTTCAGGCTCCTTAACGTCAAGAGGATATACACGAAGAAGCCCAACGCCCCTCCGAGCCCAGAGCCTCTCGTGGTAAAGGCTGACGCAACAATAAGGGACATCGCCGAGAAGATAAGCCCTGAGCTGGCCAAGAGCATGAGGCACGCCAGGGTGTGGGGGAAGGGCGTCAGGTACGGGGGCCAGAGGGTGGGGCCTGAGTACATACCTCAGGACGGCGACATAGTTGAGATAAGGTAG
- a CDS encoding ABC-type sugar transport system, ATPase component, whose protein sequence is MRAMEYVKLVDVWKTYRTKAGSVTPLRGVNFSVDKGELVVVLGPSGEGKTTLLRVIAGLLRQDRGHVYLRGELVDDVPPKDRNVAMVFQSYAIYPFMTVYDNIAFPLRLQHRPKQEIDAKVRQVAKLLRIDDILYKKPGQLSGGQRQRVAIAKALVKGADIILMDEPMANLDAQVRVFAREELKQLHRDLGTTIIYVTHDQVEALSLATKLAILHDGVIQDYGDPVEVYRRPRNSWVASFTGNPPMNLFEARVQGGYVVAARTESECLEAYSKLVSEGVEVVAGFRPEDARVGQGQLSGRVTMVERVGAYTVIHVDVGGLSLRLLYPSMAPISRGDVVSFEVPSSALSLFDPKTGLNLLRRP, encoded by the coding sequence GTGAGGGCCATGGAGTACGTCAAACTTGTTGACGTCTGGAAGACCTACAGGACGAAGGCCGGCTCAGTGACGCCGCTGAGGGGCGTCAACTTTTCAGTGGACAAGGGCGAGCTGGTGGTCGTGCTGGGCCCCTCGGGCGAGGGGAAGACAACGCTCCTGAGGGTCATAGCTGGGCTGCTGAGGCAGGACAGGGGCCACGTGTACCTGAGGGGGGAGCTGGTTGACGACGTGCCCCCAAAGGACAGGAACGTGGCCATGGTCTTCCAGAGCTACGCCATATACCCCTTCATGACGGTCTACGACAACATAGCGTTCCCCCTGAGGCTCCAGCACAGGCCTAAACAGGAGATAGACGCGAAGGTCAGGCAGGTCGCCAAGCTGCTGAGGATTGACGACATACTTTACAAGAAGCCCGGCCAGCTGAGCGGGGGGCAGAGGCAGAGGGTGGCCATAGCCAAGGCCCTAGTCAAGGGGGCCGACATAATCCTCATGGACGAGCCCATGGCCAACCTTGACGCCCAGGTGAGGGTCTTCGCGAGGGAGGAGCTGAAGCAGCTTCACAGGGACCTCGGGACCACCATAATTTACGTGACCCACGACCAGGTGGAGGCCCTGTCCCTCGCCACCAAGCTGGCGATACTTCACGACGGCGTCATACAGGACTACGGCGACCCCGTGGAGGTCTACAGGAGGCCCAGGAACTCATGGGTTGCCTCGTTCACCGGCAACCCTCCCATGAACCTGTTCGAGGCCAGGGTCCAGGGAGGCTACGTGGTGGCAGCAAGGACTGAGTCCGAGTGCCTTGAGGCCTACTCGAAGCTGGTTTCAGAGGGGGTGGAGGTGGTGGCCGGCTTCAGGCCTGAGGACGCCAGGGTCGGGCAGGGCCAGCTCTCGGGCAGGGTGACTATGGTCGAGAGGGTGGGGGCCTACACGGTGATACACGTTGACGTGGGGGGCCTGTCCCTGAGGCTCCTTTACCCCTCCATGGCGCCGATCTCAAGGGGTGACGTAGTGAGCTTCGAGGTGCCCTCCTCGGCGCTCTCCCTGTTTGACCCCAAGACGGGCCTCAACCTCCTCAGGAGGCCCTGA
- a CDS encoding Maltose-binding periplasmic protein/domain: MRPRRSISTAALAAIIIVIIVIAVAGGLAYYYVSKHHVTPTTTTTTTPTTTTTTTTTTTTSTITTTTTTTKTTTTTTTTTTTPSAVTITVANSYSTSENAAFNASLAAFEQEYPWIHVKVQYGASVGASDYLKAAQAGNAPIVIRVTSDAGGALFAAGILVNLSQYLPPSYFSQFNPTAVEDWTLNGAVYGLPDNINYIVMFYNKKFITAPPNTTDQLIQIAKQVNKTGVWGIAYGVGGTWGYRFAAWFAGFGGQIFTTVNGKIYPALNSSAMVNALEFWYNLTYNLRVNYLAPSPGAGGVEGQLFMANKAAIIFDGPWDLMTYFNALGCNLGAAPLPVVSSTGLYAAPLIGSTGWAITTPQANGVPKSQWNATLHAALLFIEFMSNYTHEMNLWNYARDIPALKSAYNYAISQLSQPAPNQTVACLNQVMKGILEQSQHGQKFPNIPQMNYYWPSFHQYAVWYFAYKNLSAVQAAQGMESYFISQLQANGLLDPVPIAALENLMVAELPASRY, translated from the coding sequence TTGAGACCTAGGAGGTCTATATCAACTGCCGCCCTTGCAGCCATAATAATTGTCATAATAGTAATTGCGGTCGCAGGCGGCCTAGCATACTATTACGTCAGTAAGCACCACGTAACGCCCACAACTACTACCACGACAACTCCGACCACCACAACCACCACGACAACAACGACCACCACTTCGACGATAACGACCACAACAACGACCACCAAAACCACAACAACGACCACAACAACGACCACGACCCCATCTGCGGTCACGATAACAGTCGCTAATAGCTACAGCACGAGCGAGAACGCGGCCTTCAACGCCAGCCTGGCCGCCTTCGAGCAGGAGTACCCATGGATACACGTTAAGGTTCAGTACGGAGCCTCAGTAGGCGCAAGCGACTACCTCAAGGCGGCCCAGGCAGGCAACGCTCCAATAGTTATAAGGGTCACCAGCGACGCCGGCGGCGCCCTCTTCGCCGCAGGCATACTCGTCAACCTGTCCCAGTACCTGCCTCCGAGCTACTTCAGCCAGTTCAACCCTACGGCCGTTGAGGACTGGACCCTCAACGGGGCCGTCTACGGCCTGCCCGACAACATAAACTACATAGTCATGTTCTATAACAAGAAGTTCATAACTGCCCCGCCCAACACCACTGACCAGCTTATTCAGATAGCCAAGCAGGTCAACAAGACCGGCGTCTGGGGCATAGCCTATGGCGTCGGCGGCACGTGGGGCTACAGGTTCGCCGCCTGGTTCGCCGGCTTCGGAGGGCAGATATTCACGACGGTCAACGGTAAGATATACCCAGCCCTGAACTCATCAGCTATGGTCAACGCCCTTGAGTTCTGGTACAACCTGACCTACAACCTCAGGGTCAACTACCTCGCCCCGAGCCCAGGAGCAGGAGGGGTTGAGGGCCAGCTCTTCATGGCCAACAAGGCGGCCATAATATTTGACGGCCCGTGGGACCTCATGACCTACTTCAATGCCCTGGGATGCAACCTCGGCGCCGCCCCGCTGCCAGTGGTCAGCAGCACCGGCCTCTACGCTGCGCCGCTCATAGGGAGCACTGGCTGGGCCATAACTACGCCTCAGGCCAACGGGGTGCCTAAGAGCCAGTGGAACGCAACGCTCCACGCCGCCCTGCTCTTCATAGAGTTCATGAGCAACTACACGCATGAGATGAACCTGTGGAACTACGCGAGGGACATACCTGCGCTTAAGAGCGCCTACAACTATGCCATAAGCCAGCTGTCCCAGCCCGCCCCCAACCAGACGGTGGCTTGCCTCAACCAGGTCATGAAGGGCATACTTGAGCAGAGCCAGCACGGCCAGAAGTTCCCCAACATACCACAGATGAACTACTACTGGCCCAGCTTCCACCAGTACGCCGTCTGGTACTTCGCGTACAAGAACCTGAGCGCCGTCCAGGCGGCCCAGGGCATGGAGAGCTACTTCATCAGCCAGCTCCAGGCCAACGGCCTCCTTGATCCGGTCCCCATAGCGGCGCTAGAGAATTTAATGGTGGCCGAGCTCCCTGCCTCACGGTACTGA